A DNA window from Brassica napus cultivar Da-Ae chromosome C1, Da-Ae, whole genome shotgun sequence contains the following coding sequences:
- the LOC106404327 gene encoding casein kinase II subunit alpha-2 has product MSKARVYTDVNVIRPKEYWDYESLNVQWGEQDDYEVVRKVGRGKYSEVFEGININSNEKCVIKILKPVKKKKIRREIKILQNLCGGPNIVKLFDVVRDQHSKTPSLIFEYVNSTDFKLLYPTLTDYDIRYYIYELLKALDYCHSQGIMHRDVKPHNVMIDHELRKLRLIDWGLAEFYHPGKEYNVRVASRYFKGPELLVDLQDYDYSLDMWSLGCMFAGMIFRKEPFFYGHDNQDQLVKIAKVLGTDELNAYLNKYQLELDAQLEALVGRHSRKPWSKFINADNRHLVSPEAIDYLDKLLRYDHQDRLTAKEAMAHPYFAQVRAAESSRTRTQ; this is encoded by the exons ATGTCGAAAGCTCGTGTATACACGGACGTTAACGTGATCCGGCCGAAGGAGTATTGGGATTACGAGTCTCTCAACGTTCAGTGGGG GGAGCAAGATGATTACGAGGTTGTCAGGAAGGTGGGGAGAGGCAAATACAGTGAGGTTTTTGAGGGGATTAACATCAACAGCAATGAGAAGTGCGTTATCAAGATTCTCAAGCctgtcaagaagaagaag ATTAGAAGAGAGATTAAGATACTTCAGAATCTCTGTGGAGGGCCAAATATTGTGAAGCTGTTTGATGTTGTCAGAGATCAACACTCAAAAACACCAAGCTTGATATTTGAGTATGTTAACAGCACCGACTTTAAGCTTCTGTATCCGACTTTGACTGATTATGACATCCGTTACTACATCTACGAGCTCTTGAAG GCGTTGGACTACTGCCACTCACAAGGTATAATGCACAGAGATGTCAAGCCACACAATGTCATGATTGACCATGAGCTGCGCAAACTTCGCCTTATTGATTGGGGTCTCGCTGAGTTTTACCATCCTGGAAAAGAGTATAACGTCCGTGTGGCCTCAAG ATACTTCAAGGGGCCCGAACTTCTAGTGGATTTACAGGACTATGACTATTCCTTGGAcatgtggagcctcggttgcaTGTTTGCTGGGATG ATATTCCGCAAGGAACCTTTCTTTTATGGCCATGACAACCAAGATCAGCTCGTCAAAATTGCCAAG GTCCTTGGAACCGATGAATTGAATGCATATCTGAACAAGTATCAGTTAGAACTTGATGCCCAACTAGAGGCACTTGTTGGGAG GCATAGCAGGAAGCCTTGGTCAAAATTCATCAATGCCGACAACCGCCATTTGGTCTCACCTGAG GCGATTGATTACCTCGACAAGCTACTGCGGTATGATCATCAAGACAGGTTAACTGCAAAAGAAGCAATG GCTCACCCTTATTTCGCGCAAGTCAGGGCAGCAGAAAGCAGCAGAACGAGAACTCAGTAG